One Mauremys mutica isolate MM-2020 ecotype Southern chromosome 9, ASM2049712v1, whole genome shotgun sequence DNA segment encodes these proteins:
- the PSMD10 gene encoding 26S proteasome non-ATPase regulatory subunit 10 isoform X2: MEGSVSSVELCNLAYAGQLEELQDRLREDRGLATRTDQDHRTALHWACSAGHTDIVHFLLGLGVPVNDQDDSGWTPLHIAASAGRDEIVKALIGKGAQVNVVNQNGCTPLHYAASRNRQEIADMLLENRADPDATDHLESTPLHRAAAKGNLKMIQILLQYKASVNIQDSEGNTPLHLACDEERVDEAKLLVSHGASIYIENKEEKTPLKVSKGGRRRQRG, encoded by the exons ATGGAGGGCTCGGtgtccagcgtggagctctgTAACCTGGCCTACGCGGGGCAGCTGgaggagctgcaggaccggcTGAGGGAGGACCGCGGCCTGGCCACCCGCACCGACCAG GATCACCGAACAGCGCTGCACTGGGCATGCTCCGCGGGACACACGGACATCGTGCATTTCTTGTTAGGCCTGGGCGTGCCTGTCAATGACCAGGATGAT TCTGGCTGGACTCCTCTCCATATTGCAGCTTCAGCAGGCCGTGATGAAATTGTGAAAGCTCTGATTGGAAAAGGTGCTCAGGTGAATGTTGTTAATCAAAATGGCTGCACACCTCTGCATTATGCAGCCTCCAGAAATAGACAAGAG ATTGCAGATATGCTGTTAGAGAATAGAGCTGATCCTGATGCCACGGACCACTTAGAATCCACTCCATTACACAGAGCAGCAGCCAAAGGAAATCTAAAAATGATACAGATCCTGCTGCAGTATAAAGCGTCTGTGAATATACAGGACTCTGAAGGGAACACACCTCT CCATTTAGCCTGCGATGAAGAGAGAGTGGATGAGGCAAAGCTGTTGGTGTCCCATGGTGCAAGTATTTACATTGAGAATAAAGAAGAAAAGACCCCACTGAAAGTGTCAAAAG gagGAAGACGgaggcagagaggttaa
- the PSMD10 gene encoding 26S proteasome non-ATPase regulatory subunit 10 isoform X1 — protein MEGSVSSVELCNLAYAGQLEELQDRLREDRGLATRTDQDHRTALHWACSAGHTDIVHFLLGLGVPVNDQDDSGWTPLHIAASAGRDEIVKALIGKGAQVNVVNQNGCTPLHYAASRNRQEIADMLLENRADPDATDHLESTPLHRAAAKGNLKMIQILLQYKASVNIQDSEGNTPLHLACDEERVDEAKLLVSHGASIYIENKEEKTPLKVSKDHLREKLSQGPTPSPYCCVLRTFNSTD, from the exons ATGGAGGGCTCGGtgtccagcgtggagctctgTAACCTGGCCTACGCGGGGCAGCTGgaggagctgcaggaccggcTGAGGGAGGACCGCGGCCTGGCCACCCGCACCGACCAG GATCACCGAACAGCGCTGCACTGGGCATGCTCCGCGGGACACACGGACATCGTGCATTTCTTGTTAGGCCTGGGCGTGCCTGTCAATGACCAGGATGAT TCTGGCTGGACTCCTCTCCATATTGCAGCTTCAGCAGGCCGTGATGAAATTGTGAAAGCTCTGATTGGAAAAGGTGCTCAGGTGAATGTTGTTAATCAAAATGGCTGCACACCTCTGCATTATGCAGCCTCCAGAAATAGACAAGAG ATTGCAGATATGCTGTTAGAGAATAGAGCTGATCCTGATGCCACGGACCACTTAGAATCCACTCCATTACACAGAGCAGCAGCCAAAGGAAATCTAAAAATGATACAGATCCTGCTGCAGTATAAAGCGTCTGTGAATATACAGGACTCTGAAGGGAACACACCTCT CCATTTAGCCTGCGATGAAGAGAGAGTGGATGAGGCAAAGCTGTTGGTGTCCCATGGTGCAAGTATTTACATTGAGAATAAAGAAGAAAAGACCCCACTGAAAGTGTCAAAAG acCACTTAAGAGAGAAATTATCTCAAGGACCCACCCCAAGCCCCTATTGCTGTGTTCTCAGAACATTTAATTCTACTGATTAA